GAAATTGAAATTCCGACTTATAGTTTGGATTCAATATCATATGAAAAATAAAGCCATTTTCGTTATAAAAAGACTGCATAAGAATTCTGCTCAATGTAGTCTTTCCAACACCAACATCCCCAAGAACTAAGCTCATTCCTCTTTTTAAGCGAATTGCAATCTCAAGTCTTCTTAATGCACTGCCATGTTCTCGCGATTGGTAAAAGAAATTAGGATCCGGACTCGTAGAAAAGGGTTCTTCTTTTAATCCCAGTTCCTCAAAATAACTCACTTCAATGCCCCTTCTTTTATCATGCTCTGTATTTTTCCTATAGAAATCCCTTCTTTTCTCAATCTTCTTATTTTAGCTAACTGCTTAACTGTAAAATCATTAAAGTATCTATAGTTTAATTGAGATGTTCTCCCAATTTCTTTTATTAAGCCAAGTTTTAAGTAATACTTTATTGTATAAACAGAAACACCTGTTATGCCTGATA
The window above is part of the bacterium genome. Proteins encoded here:
- a CDS encoding MerR family transcriptional regulator; this encodes MENIYLVKDLSGITGVSVYTIKYYLKLGLIKEIGRTSQLNYRYFNDFTVKQLAKIRRLRKEGISIGKIQSMIKEGALK